A single window of Streptomyces aquilus DNA harbors:
- the melC2 gene encoding tyrosinase MelC2, with translation MTVRKNQANLTADEKRRFVAAVLELKRSGRYDAFVTTHNAFIMSDTDNSERTGHRSPSFLPWHRRYLLEFERALQSVDASVALPYWDWSTDRTPRASLWAPDFLGGTGRSRDGQVMDGPFAASAGNWPLSVRVDGRTFLRRSLGTAVRELPTRAEVDSVLAMATYDMAPWNSASDGFRNHLEGWRGVNLHNRVHVWVGGQMATGVSPNDPVFWLHHAYVDKLWAEWQRRHPDSGYLPAAGTPDVVDLGETMKPWNDVRPADLLDHRAHYTFDTD, from the coding sequence ATGACCGTCCGCAAGAACCAGGCGAACCTGACCGCCGACGAGAAGCGGCGGTTCGTCGCCGCCGTCCTGGAGCTGAAGCGCAGCGGCCGCTACGACGCCTTCGTCACCACGCACAACGCGTTCATCATGTCCGACACCGACAACAGCGAGCGCACGGGCCACCGTTCACCGTCGTTCCTGCCCTGGCACCGCAGATACCTGCTGGAGTTCGAGCGGGCGTTGCAGTCGGTGGACGCGTCCGTCGCGCTGCCGTACTGGGACTGGTCGACCGACCGCACCCCGCGCGCCTCGCTGTGGGCGCCGGACTTCCTCGGCGGCACCGGGCGGAGCCGGGACGGCCAGGTGATGGACGGGCCGTTCGCCGCGTCGGCGGGCAACTGGCCCCTATCCGTGCGGGTGGACGGCCGTACGTTCCTGCGCCGCTCGCTCGGCACCGCCGTGCGCGAGCTGCCGACCCGGGCGGAGGTCGACTCGGTGCTGGCGATGGCGACGTACGACATGGCGCCCTGGAACAGCGCGTCGGACGGCTTCCGCAACCATCTGGAGGGCTGGCGCGGGGTCAATCTGCACAACCGGGTCCATGTGTGGGTCGGCGGCCAGATGGCGACCGGGGTCTCCCCCAACGACCCGGTGTTCTGGCTGCACCACGCCTACGTCGACAAGCTGTGGGCCGAGTGGCAGCGCCGGCATCCGGACTCGGGGTACCTGCCGGCCGCCGGGACGCCGGACGTGGTCGACCTGGGCGAGACGATGAAGCCGTGGAACGACGTGCGCCCGGCGGATCTGCTGGACCACCGGGCGCACTACACCTTCGACACCGACTGA
- a CDS encoding ribonuclease H family protein, giving the protein MIGRMRERVVAACDGASKGNPGPAGWAWVVADEAETPARWEAGPLGRATNNVAELTALERLLTAVAPDVPLEIRMDSQYAMKAVTTWLPGWKRNGWKTSAGKPVANQELVVRIDELLDGRTVDFRYVPAHQVDGDRLNDFADRAASQAATVQEPAGSDQGSPEPPPSPDTPKTSRPAKAKSPRRSGGSASASRTIKAKFPGRCLCGRSYAAGADIAKNDQGWGHPECRTAGA; this is encoded by the coding sequence ATGATCGGTCGCATGCGTGAACGTGTGGTGGCCGCGTGCGACGGTGCATCGAAGGGAAACCCCGGACCGGCCGGCTGGGCCTGGGTCGTCGCCGACGAGGCGGAGACCCCGGCCCGCTGGGAGGCGGGGCCGCTCGGCAGGGCCACCAACAACGTCGCGGAACTGACCGCGCTGGAACGCCTGTTGACCGCCGTCGCCCCGGACGTGCCGCTGGAGATCCGGATGGACTCCCAGTACGCCATGAAGGCCGTCACCACCTGGCTGCCCGGCTGGAAGCGCAACGGCTGGAAGACGTCCGCGGGCAAGCCGGTCGCCAACCAGGAGCTGGTCGTCCGCATCGACGAACTCCTCGACGGCCGCACGGTCGACTTCCGCTACGTCCCCGCCCACCAGGTCGACGGCGACCGCCTCAACGACTTCGCGGACCGCGCCGCCAGCCAGGCCGCCACGGTCCAGGAGCCCGCGGGCAGCGACCAGGGTTCGCCCGAGCCGCCGCCCTCCCCGGACACCCCGAAGACCTCCCGCCCCGCCAAGGCCAAGTCGCCCCGGCGAAGCGGTGGTTCGGCCTCCGCGTCCCGCACGATCAAGGCGAAGTTCCCCGGCCGCTGCCTGTGCGGCCGCTCCTACGCGGCGGGCGCGGACATCGCCAAGAACGACCAGGGCTGGGGCCACCCGGAGTGCCGTACGGCCGGGGCCTGA
- a CDS encoding VOC family protein has protein sequence MAVQPEGTPCWVDAMFSDVEGAKAFYGDVLGWTFGEASSEYGNYTQAYADGKAVAAVVPPMPGQEGQSQWCLYFASPDAAATAAKIREHGGEVLMEPMAVGDFGTMCLGRDPGGAVFGVWQAGVHEGFEAVGTPGAYAWAEIFTRDPEKVDTFFPAVFPYSRKRMEDDSMDFGMFDVGENTVLGRMKMTDEFPPEVPSYINVYFAVADCDDAVAKATELGGTLRFGPVDSPFGRFAALSDPQGASFSVIDMSTTEGEMPKISEV, from the coding sequence ATGGCCGTACAACCTGAGGGAACCCCCTGTTGGGTCGACGCGATGTTCAGTGACGTGGAGGGAGCGAAGGCCTTCTACGGCGACGTCCTCGGCTGGACCTTCGGCGAGGCGTCGTCGGAGTACGGCAACTACACCCAGGCCTACGCGGACGGCAAGGCCGTCGCCGCCGTCGTGCCGCCGATGCCCGGGCAGGAGGGGCAGTCGCAGTGGTGCCTGTACTTCGCGAGCCCGGACGCGGCGGCGACCGCGGCCAAGATCCGTGAGCACGGCGGCGAGGTCCTCATGGAGCCCATGGCGGTCGGCGACTTCGGCACGATGTGCCTGGGCCGCGACCCCGGCGGCGCGGTCTTCGGCGTCTGGCAGGCCGGCGTCCACGAGGGCTTCGAGGCCGTCGGCACCCCCGGCGCGTACGCCTGGGCGGAGATCTTCACGCGCGACCCCGAGAAGGTGGACACGTTCTTCCCGGCCGTCTTCCCGTACTCCAGGAAGCGGATGGAGGACGACTCGATGGACTTCGGCATGTTCGACGTCGGAGAGAACACGGTCCTCGGCCGAATGAAGATGACGGACGAGTTCCCGCCCGAGGTCCCCTCGTACATCAACGTCTACTTCGCCGTCGCCGACTGCGACGACGCCGTCGCGAAGGCCACCGAGCTCGGCGGCACCCTGCGCTTCGGGCCGGTGGACAGCCCCTTCGGCCGGTTCGCCGCCCTCAGCGACCCGCAGGGCGCGAGCTTCTCGGTGATCGACATGTCGACGACCGAGGGCGAGATGCCGAAGATCAGCGAGGTCTGA
- a CDS encoding alpha-N-arabinofuranosidase produces the protein MSDTTAVINLDLAGPTISRHLYGHFAEHLGRCIYGGFWVGEDSPIPNEGGIRLDVVEALRALNIPNLRWPGGCFADEYHWKDGVGPREQRPRMVNTHWGNVEENNHFGTHEFLALCELLGAEPYISGNVGSGTVQEMSEWVEYLTRDGDSPMVRLRKANGREEPWRVKFWGIGNETWGCGGNMRAEYYADLARQYATYCRDHGDNKLYRIASGAADADYKWTETLMQQISCFGCEATPKNFFQALSVHYYTLAGPWEAKGSATDFDTDAYYRTMAAARKIDRILTGHSTVMDVYDPGRTVGLVLDEWGTWWDVEPGTNPGFLFQQNTLRDALVASVHFDIFHKHAARLRMANIAQTVNVLQAMVLTDGDSLVLTPTYHVFEMNKGHQDARSLTVHLRGEDPEPERLSASASVKDGTVLISLSNLDAAERARVTLDLRGGSLGATTARILTADRLQDHNAPGAAETVAPRAFDDLKTTDRGLEVTLPPHSFVTVRAPLA, from the coding sequence GTGTCAGACACCACTGCCGTCATCAACCTCGACCTCGCGGGTCCGACGATCAGCCGGCATCTCTACGGCCACTTCGCCGAGCATCTCGGCCGCTGCATCTACGGCGGCTTCTGGGTCGGCGAGGACTCCCCGATCCCCAACGAGGGCGGTATCCGTCTCGACGTCGTCGAGGCCCTGCGCGCCCTGAACATCCCCAACCTGCGCTGGCCCGGCGGGTGTTTCGCCGACGAGTACCACTGGAAGGACGGCGTCGGCCCGCGCGAGCAGCGGCCCCGGATGGTCAACACGCACTGGGGCAACGTCGAGGAGAACAACCACTTCGGCACCCACGAGTTCCTGGCCCTGTGCGAACTGCTGGGCGCCGAGCCGTACATCAGCGGCAACGTCGGCTCCGGCACCGTGCAGGAGATGAGCGAGTGGGTGGAGTACCTCACGCGCGACGGCGACAGCCCCATGGTGCGGCTGCGCAAGGCCAACGGGCGTGAGGAACCGTGGCGGGTGAAGTTCTGGGGCATCGGCAACGAGACCTGGGGCTGCGGCGGCAACATGCGCGCCGAGTACTACGCCGACCTGGCCCGGCAGTACGCCACGTACTGCCGTGACCACGGCGACAACAAGCTGTACCGGATCGCCTCGGGAGCCGCGGACGCCGACTACAAGTGGACCGAGACGTTGATGCAGCAGATCAGCTGCTTCGGCTGCGAGGCCACCCCGAAGAACTTCTTCCAGGCCCTGTCGGTGCACTACTACACGCTCGCCGGCCCCTGGGAGGCCAAGGGCAGCGCCACCGACTTCGACACCGACGCCTACTACCGCACGATGGCGGCGGCCCGGAAGATCGACCGGATCCTCACCGGCCACTCCACCGTCATGGACGTCTACGATCCCGGCCGCACGGTGGGCCTGGTGCTGGACGAGTGGGGCACCTGGTGGGACGTGGAGCCGGGCACCAACCCCGGGTTCCTGTTCCAGCAGAACACCCTGCGGGACGCGCTGGTCGCGAGCGTGCACTTCGACATCTTCCACAAGCACGCGGCGCGGCTGCGCATGGCCAACATCGCGCAGACCGTCAACGTCCTCCAGGCGATGGTCCTCACCGACGGCGACAGCCTGGTGCTGACTCCGACCTACCACGTCTTCGAGATGAACAAGGGCCACCAGGACGCCCGTTCGCTCACCGTCCACCTGCGGGGCGAGGACCCGGAACCGGAGCGCCTGTCCGCCTCCGCCAGCGTGAAGGACGGCACGGTGCTCATCTCGCTGTCCAACCTCGACGCGGCGGAGCGGGCCCGGGTGACGCTCGACCTGCGCGGCGGCAGCCTGGGTGCGACGACCGCCCGCATCCTCACCGCCGACCGGCTCCAGGACCACAACGCCCCGGGCGCGGCGGAGACGGTTGCGCCGCGTGCCTTCGACGATCTGAAGACCACCGACCGGGGGCTCGAAGTGACCCTGCCGCCCCACTCCTTCGTCACCGTCCGGGCCCCGCTGGCCTGA
- a CDS encoding LacI family DNA-binding transcriptional regulator: MATMQDVARAAGVSAMTVSNVINGHPKVGEATREKVLEAMARLDYRVNVSARNLRKGRTGTIGLAVPEVDSPYYGRLAAAIIAAAAPLGLRVAIEQTYALRDSELEALAMSRNRLYDGLILSTVGMGPQDTEWLTMDHPVVILGERIFGGPVDHVAMPNVEASRAATRHLVERGCRRIAFVSGTVGEEVDVSSLRHTGYRQALEEAGLPLDPELHQRLAAFSRAEGARCARDMVERGLDFDGVFCVTDTVAMGVLRGLADAGVRVPEQVKVMGFDDVPESGFLVPSLSTVDPDHDTMAERAVRLLVRRIERTGARPEPEEFVSRFSVVVRESTGGPA, translated from the coding sequence ATGGCGACCATGCAGGACGTGGCCCGGGCGGCCGGTGTCTCGGCGATGACGGTGTCCAACGTCATCAACGGTCACCCCAAGGTGGGCGAGGCGACCCGGGAGAAGGTCCTCGAGGCCATGGCCCGCCTCGACTACCGCGTCAACGTCTCCGCCCGCAACCTCCGCAAGGGCCGCACCGGCACCATCGGCCTGGCCGTCCCGGAGGTGGACAGCCCCTACTACGGGCGGCTGGCCGCGGCCATCATCGCCGCGGCCGCGCCGCTCGGCCTGCGGGTCGCCATCGAGCAGACCTACGCCCTGCGGGACAGCGAACTCGAGGCACTGGCGATGTCCCGCAACCGCCTCTACGACGGGCTCATCCTGAGCACGGTGGGCATGGGACCGCAGGACACCGAGTGGCTCACCATGGACCATCCGGTGGTCATCCTGGGCGAGCGGATCTTCGGCGGCCCGGTGGACCACGTGGCCATGCCCAACGTCGAGGCCTCCCGGGCGGCCACCCGTCACCTCGTGGAACGGGGCTGCCGGCGCATCGCGTTCGTGAGCGGCACGGTCGGCGAGGAGGTCGACGTGTCGAGCCTGCGGCACACCGGCTACCGGCAGGCCCTGGAGGAGGCCGGCCTGCCCCTGGACCCGGAGCTGCACCAACGCCTGGCGGCCTTCTCCCGGGCCGAGGGGGCGCGCTGCGCCCGGGACATGGTGGAGCGCGGGCTCGACTTCGACGGGGTCTTCTGCGTGACCGACACCGTGGCCATGGGGGTGCTGCGCGGCCTGGCCGACGCCGGGGTCCGGGTGCCGGAGCAGGTCAAGGTGATGGGCTTCGACGACGTCCCCGAGAGCGGGTTCCTGGTGCCCTCCCTGTCCACCGTCGACCCCGACCACGACACGATGGCCGAGCGCGCCGTCCGCCTCCTGGTCCGCCGGATCGAACGGACCGGCGCCCGGCCGGAGCCGGAGGAGTTCGTCAGCCGTTTCTCCGTGGTGGTGCGGGAGTCCACGGGCGGCCCCGCCTGA
- a CDS encoding STAS domain-containing protein, whose translation MYENTLEPVGPAHWAPAGEHQLLKAANGLLVAALRGDIDLATATGLRLWLDSLLRLDAPGHVVDLRPVAFIDSTGLSVLLRFRGRVLGAERGFALLCDAGQRRLLHAHGTLHVLEPTATLAEALVRAAAGG comes from the coding sequence TTGTACGAGAACACGCTGGAGCCGGTCGGCCCTGCCCACTGGGCCCCGGCCGGGGAGCACCAGCTCCTGAAGGCCGCGAACGGCCTGCTCGTCGCCGCACTCCGCGGTGACATCGACCTCGCCACTGCCACCGGGCTACGGCTGTGGCTGGACTCCCTGCTGCGCCTGGACGCCCCCGGCCATGTCGTCGACCTGCGCCCGGTCGCCTTCATCGACTCCACCGGTCTGAGCGTGCTGCTGCGCTTCCGTGGCCGGGTCCTCGGTGCGGAGCGCGGGTTCGCCCTGCTGTGTGACGCCGGTCAACGCAGATTGCTGCACGCGCACGGCACCCTCCATGTGCTCGAACCCACGGCCACGCTCGCCGAAGCGTTGGTGAGGGCAGCTGCCGGGGGGTGA
- a CDS encoding response regulator transcription factor produces MRPHLALIEDDSDFALMCRSYLERAGFTVTWAMDARAGKAALHEGGIDLAVLDLGLPDGSGLELLRALRSTSRLPLIVITGRGAEADRVAGLEIGADDYLVKPFSQRELVARIRAVLRRAQPPDTPTVFRIGPLRIDTAARQASCEGFLLVLRPKEYALLEMLAAAPGRVFSAEQLLDRIWGASWQQPATVIEHVYRLRGKLARLPVPAPRITTVRGYGYRLDP; encoded by the coding sequence ATGCGCCCGCACCTCGCCTTGATCGAGGACGACTCCGATTTCGCACTGATGTGCCGTTCCTATCTGGAGCGGGCCGGTTTCACCGTCACCTGGGCCATGGACGCCCGCGCCGGCAAGGCCGCGCTGCACGAGGGCGGCATCGACCTGGCCGTCCTCGATCTGGGCCTGCCCGACGGCAGTGGCCTGGAGCTGCTGCGGGCGCTGCGCTCCACCAGCCGCCTCCCCCTCATCGTGATCACCGGCCGGGGTGCGGAGGCCGACCGGGTGGCCGGCCTGGAGATCGGCGCGGACGACTACCTGGTCAAGCCGTTCTCCCAACGGGAACTGGTGGCCCGTATCCGCGCCGTGCTGCGCCGCGCGCAGCCGCCGGACACCCCGACCGTGTTCCGGATCGGCCCGCTGCGCATCGACACCGCCGCCCGCCAGGCCTCCTGCGAGGGGTTCCTGCTGGTGCTGCGCCCCAAGGAGTACGCGCTGCTGGAGATGCTGGCCGCCGCGCCCGGCCGGGTGTTCTCGGCGGAGCAGCTCCTGGACCGCATCTGGGGCGCGTCCTGGCAGCAGCCCGCCACCGTCATCGAGCACGTCTACCGGCTGCGCGGCAAGCTCGCCCGGCTGCCCGTGCCCGCCCCGCGGATCACGACCGTCCGCGGCTACGGCTACCGACTGGACCCCTGA